The genomic DNA GAGGTGCCATGTTCCCTTCAGGTACGCTACCCGAATTCCCAAGTATACGAAGTTCAGGGGCATCAAACATGAACCCAGCTAAGAAGCCCACGCCGTGGGATTGGTCAGCAGGCACAGGACCATCTCTAAACTCGATCGTAAAGTCAGTTACAATACTAGTAAAGCTGAGCGTAGCGTTGGCACCCGCACTCTCTGTCCCAGTAGGCATCACACCAGTCATAGGACTAGCAGTGTCCTCTCCAGCGAACAATCGCACATTCATAGTGCCGGAGTTTTGAATCATTACGGCAGAATCACCTATAGCACTGATATTGGATGCTGCCTTTACCATGACATCATCTTGGAACTGTTGCAATGGGTCAGAGAGAGGCACTGTATAGTTGGCATCAATGTTGGTCAAAATGAAATTTGTCTCATTTACATTGATGGGGGTCATAGTGCCAGTAACAAAGAAACTGACTTTGATGTCCAAACCAGCAGCGGGATTCGCCACACCGTCTTGAGGTGGCAGAAAACTGGCAACAAGTGGAGTTGCGCCAATACCACCAGTAAACATCCCTGTATCATCGATCGTTGCTGCAGTTGCCCCACCAACCGCAACAATGCTGATCTCAACATCAACACCTGAACCACCTACATCCATGAAGGTCTGAGTACCTGCTCCAGGAGGGTTCCAGTCAAAGGGCATTCCCCCAAAGCCCAGATTGACAATGAACAGAGTCTCCTGGAAATTAACCACCTCGATCGCTCCTGTCTCGATCGGGCCCGTTTGATACTCCAGTACCCAGTTACCACCCAGGACAGAGTTACCCGTGAGGTCATCGGAAGCGGCTACATCAGCACCAGTGAGCCGAGCAATACTGTCAATCAGTTCCTTGCCAGAGGTAGTGCTTGCCAGATTACAGCCGTAAAACAGAATGTCAGCATCGGCACCTAAAGCCCTTGCCCAAGATTCCAGGAGGGGAGAGTAAGTTCTAATCGTGTTTGTGTTAAGAAATGTATTACCCAACTGGACGGAGCCATTATCCCCGTGGGAGAAAATATGAACACTGTTGAGGTTGTTAAATTTGCTTAAAGCTTCCGTAATGGTGGAAATACCATTCTGGTCTGGGTCTATGTAAAGGACAGGTGCCCCAGAGGGCAGTGCTTGCACGATCGTTTGGTAATTCGCAATGCCCCGATCGATAATGTACAACTCACTACCTGTTTGGGTGTAAACCGCATTACTTTCGAGATAAAAAGACATAGACCCACTACCTCAACATAGAATCTCCGATCCAAGCTTATACCAAGACTTGACCCAAAGCAACCTCTAACTCCGCGAATTTTTCGCAAAATTATCAGATTTCTGTCTTAACTTCCCTTTAACCTTAATATGACTGGCAGGAATCCCTTAGATTTCGTCAAGGGTATCCGAATTATTTTGAGGATTAGTTAAGTCGCAAGCTGTGTTAAGGATTAGTTAAGTTAGGGGCAAAAGGGGATAAGAATGGTTAATATTACTTAGCAGTGACAAAATTGGAATTATGCAGGATTTTCCTTGGCTGACATTTGCCATAGTCTTTCCAGTGGTGATGGCGCTGTTTGTGCCTTTAGTGCCCGACAAAGGAGATGGCAGAACAGTACGGTGGTATGCCCTAGTCGTAGCTCTGTTAGATTTTATTGCCCTAGTTTATGGCTTCTGTCAAGAGTATGAGCTGGGCAATCCCAATCTGCAGATGGTGGAAAAGTTTGCCTGGGTACCGCAGCTGGGTCTGAATTGGTCAATGGGGGCAGATGGCTTGTCCATGCCCTTGATTTTGCTGACGGCTTTTATTACAACCCTGGCAATTATTGCCGCTTGGCCTGTCTCCCTCAAACCGAAGCTATTTTACTTTTTAATGCTGGCGATGTATGGGGGGCAGATTGGGGTGTTTGCGGTGCAGGATATGCTCCTCTTCTTTTTGATGTGGGAACTGGAATTGATTCCTGTCTATCTGCTCCTATCAATTTGGGGGGGTAAAAAACGCCAGTATGCTGCCACTAAGTTCATTCTCTATACGGCGGGGGGGTCGTTGTTTATTCTCCTGGCGGGCTTAGCCATGGCTTTTTACGGCGGTAACACTACCTTTGATTTCCAGGAGATTGCGGCTAAGGATTTCTCGCTGCCCTTCCAGTTGGTTGCCTATGGTGCGCTCCTCATTGCCTATGGGGTGAAATTGCCCATTTTTCCTCTCCATACGTGGCTGCCCGATGCCCACGGGGAAGCGACCGCTCCTGTGCATATGCTCCTAGCAGGGATTCTCTTGAAGATGGGGGGCTATGCCCTTTTCCGCATGAATGCCGCTATGTTGCCGGAGGCGCACCGTATCTTTGCCCCTCTACTGTTGATTCTGGGGGTAGTAAACATCATCTATGCTGCTCTCACTTCCTTTGCCCAACGGAACCTCAAGCGCAAAATTGCTTATTCCTCTATCTCCCACATGGGCTTTGTGCTGATTGGTTTGGCTGCCTATACAGACCTGGGGGCAAGTGGGGCGATGTTGCAGATGGTCTCCCACGGCTTGATTGGAGCGAGTCTGTTCTTCCTAGTAGGGGCTACCTACGATCGGACGCATACCTTGCTCCTGGATGAGATGGGGGGGGTGGGACAGCGGATGCCCAAGATTTTCTCCATGTTTACGGCTTGTTCTCTAGCTTCCCTGGCGTTACCTGGGATGAGCGGGTTCGCGGCGGAAGTAATGGTATTTGTCGGCTTTGCTACTAGTGATGCCTACAGTGG from Pseudanabaenaceae cyanobacterium SKYG29 includes the following:
- a CDS encoding NAD(P)H-quinone oxidoreductase subunit 4, whose product is MQDFPWLTFAIVFPVVMALFVPLVPDKGDGRTVRWYALVVALLDFIALVYGFCQEYELGNPNLQMVEKFAWVPQLGLNWSMGADGLSMPLILLTAFITTLAIIAAWPVSLKPKLFYFLMLAMYGGQIGVFAVQDMLLFFLMWELELIPVYLLLSIWGGKKRQYAATKFILYTAGGSLFILLAGLAMAFYGGNTTFDFQEIAAKDFSLPFQLVAYGALLIAYGVKLPIFPLHTWLPDAHGEATAPVHMLLAGILLKMGGYALFRMNAAMLPEAHRIFAPLLLILGVVNIIYAALTSFAQRNLKRKIAYSSISHMGFVLIGLAAYTDLGASGAMLQMVSHGLIGASLFFLVGATYDRTHTLLLDEMGGVGQRMPKIFSMFTACSLASLALPGMSGFAAEVMVFVGFATSDAYSGAFKLVIILLAAVGVILTPIYLLSMLREIFYGEENKELVAHEELVDAEPREVFIIACLLVPIIGIGLYPKLLTQMYDATTTQVVRIMRAAVPNLAQVGVVTQNFTLGK